A genomic region of Actinomycetes bacterium contains the following coding sequences:
- a CDS encoding alpha/beta hydrolase, with the protein MAESPGTQFPDAVMVELGGSYDPDGAPEPPITLAVHDTGGGEGRPPVVFCHGFPELGYSWRRQLPAVAGAGFRAIAPDQRGYGASSAPEGAGNYGLGQLCGDLADMLDALEIDKAIFVGHDWGGFVAWAMPALHPDRVEAVVGVCTPYTPFPPTEMLRAMFDDDEKMYMLWFQRPEEPESVMDPRARTMFEKLMVGGVDPAQLLEAGVARDGGMDLNPFRRIDELEPMGDPIATPEEVDHYVEVFERTGFGGGINWYRNLDANAAAFPEAGTMPLGIPTLMITAEWDPALPPALAANMGNVCSDLETHMVERAGHWVQQECPEQVNAILVDWLTRRFG; encoded by the coding sequence ATGGCTGAATCCCCCGGCACGCAGTTCCCCGACGCCGTGATGGTCGAGCTCGGCGGCTCATACGACCCCGATGGCGCTCCCGAACCTCCGATTACCCTCGCAGTGCACGACACAGGGGGTGGTGAAGGACGGCCGCCGGTCGTGTTCTGCCACGGATTCCCCGAACTCGGATACTCGTGGCGCCGGCAGTTGCCGGCGGTAGCCGGCGCCGGGTTCCGTGCCATCGCGCCCGACCAGCGCGGCTACGGCGCGTCATCGGCACCCGAGGGCGCCGGGAACTACGGCCTGGGCCAGCTCTGCGGGGACCTGGCGGACATGCTCGACGCCCTCGAGATCGACAAGGCCATCTTCGTCGGCCACGACTGGGGTGGTTTCGTGGCCTGGGCGATGCCAGCGCTGCACCCCGACCGGGTCGAGGCCGTCGTCGGTGTGTGCACGCCCTACACACCCTTCCCGCCCACCGAGATGCTGCGGGCCATGTTCGATGACGACGAGAAGATGTACATGCTCTGGTTCCAACGCCCGGAGGAACCAGAGTCGGTCATGGACCCGAGGGCGAGGACGATGTTCGAGAAGCTCATGGTCGGAGGTGTGGACCCGGCCCAGTTGCTGGAGGCAGGCGTTGCCCGCGACGGCGGCATGGACCTCAACCCGTTCCGACGGATCGATGAACTGGAGCCGATGGGTGATCCGATTGCGACACCCGAGGAGGTCGACCACTACGTCGAGGTCTTCGAGCGCACCGGCTTCGGAGGGGGCATCAACTGGTACCGCAACCTCGATGCCAACGCCGCGGCGTTTCCGGAGGCCGGCACGATGCCGCTCGGCATCCCCACGCTGATGATCACCGCCGAGTGGGACCCCGCCCTGCCACCGGCGCTGGCCGCGAACATGGGCAACGTGTGCTCGGACCTCGAGACACACATGGTCGAGCGTGCGGGCCACTGGGTGCAGCAGGAGTGCCCCGAGCAGGTCAACGCGATCCTCGTCGACTGGCTTACCAGGCGGTTCGGCTGA
- a CDS encoding redoxin domain-containing protein: MTIEIGAEAPAFTLPDTDKSEVSLADYEGKPVALVFIPFAFTGGCEGELCAIRDNYSQFTDAGVQVIMIGCDRHPSLAEWRRQQGYEFPMLSDGWPHGAVCSAYGVFNEDMGCAWRATVMIDAEGKVADVHQTGGLGDTRSIDDFQASLAKLGA, translated from the coding sequence ATGACCATCGAGATCGGCGCCGAGGCGCCCGCGTTCACCCTGCCCGACACCGACAAGAGCGAGGTTTCCCTGGCCGACTACGAGGGCAAGCCAGTGGCACTCGTGTTCATACCGTTCGCGTTCACCGGCGGCTGTGAGGGAGAGCTCTGCGCGATCCGCGACAACTACTCGCAGTTCACCGACGCCGGTGTGCAGGTGATCATGATCGGATGTGACCGTCACCCGTCGCTCGCCGAGTGGCGCCGCCAGCAGGGCTACGAGTTCCCGATGCTGTCCGATGGTTGGCCCCACGGCGCCGTGTGCTCCGCCTACGGCGTGTTCAACGAGGACATGGGCTGCGCGTGGCGGGCCACCGTGATGATCGACGCCGAGGGCAAGGTGGCCGACGTCCACCAGACCGGGGGACTCGGGGACACCCGCTCCATCGACGACTTCCAGGCGTCCCTCGCGAAGCTCGGCGCCTGA